The Polycladomyces zharkentensis genome includes a window with the following:
- a CDS encoding diacylglycerol/lipid kinase family protein, with amino-acid sequence MKHTVLILNPNAGDGSLLSVIDEILNRFRRAGLSVSLHQTTRPGEGAQIVRAAPADTDLIIAGGGDGTVAETVNALAPLPRRPHMAILPGGTCNDFSRTLGMSQDPLEAAEQILAGRERSVDVGSDGHRYFLNFWGIGLITEVSADIDPKEKERFGRLAYYFNALKHAVDPTPFTLHLEADGVSYHGPAQLLIAGNGAYLGGYRTFFPTSCVDDGLLDVLLVKDASFDSLWSWIRSHWTGKTPEGEDILYFRTRQFHVKTTPSQLIDCDGEKEGKTPATISVLPGYLTMLAGDG; translated from the coding sequence ATGAAGCATACCGTTCTCATCCTCAACCCGAATGCCGGGGACGGCTCCCTTCTCTCCGTCATCGACGAAATCCTCAACCGTTTCCGTCGAGCGGGCCTGTCTGTTTCCCTTCATCAAACCACTCGTCCAGGCGAGGGAGCGCAAATTGTCCGGGCTGCGCCAGCAGATACCGATCTGATCATCGCCGGCGGTGGGGACGGTACGGTAGCGGAAACGGTCAATGCATTGGCACCGCTCCCTCGTCGTCCACACATGGCCATTTTGCCCGGCGGTACGTGTAATGATTTTTCCCGCACACTGGGGATGTCGCAAGATCCATTGGAAGCGGCGGAGCAAATCTTGGCCGGTCGGGAACGTTCTGTCGATGTGGGGTCAGATGGACACCGCTACTTTCTCAACTTTTGGGGGATCGGACTCATCACGGAAGTATCTGCGGATATCGATCCGAAAGAGAAGGAGCGATTCGGCCGGCTGGCCTACTATTTCAACGCACTGAAACATGCCGTCGATCCAACCCCGTTTACATTGCACCTGGAGGCGGACGGCGTCTCCTACCACGGCCCGGCGCAGTTACTCATCGCCGGCAACGGTGCCTACCTGGGCGGTTATCGAACATTTTTCCCGACAAGCTGCGTGGATGACGGCCTGCTGGATGTGCTGCTGGTGAAGGATGCCTCCTTCGACAGTCTCTGGTCCTGGATTCGCTCGCACTGGACAGGCAAAACCCCGGAAGGAGAAGACATCTTGTATTTTCGGACCCGTCAATTCCATGTGAAAACCACCCCGTCACAATTGATCGATTGCGACGGGGAAAAGGAAGGCAAAACACCGGCCACGATTTCCGTTTTGCCCGGTTATCTGACGATGCTGGCGGGAGATGGGTAA
- a CDS encoding histidine phosphatase family protein, translating to METHLWLIRHGETAYNQERRIQGRLDIPLNDNGKEQARLLAEWMRTRPVDAVYASDLKRAVETAEAIAHLHGLTVNPLKGLRERSFGEWEGISFEELEERYPDWKAVWAEGGRYGVERFDELSRRIAKQWEWIARRHPGAHVVVVGHGSSMHAGLMAIVHEQRTELNVRLTNTGVTSVTFHPEFGWQLVRVNQTDHLQTIKSADR from the coding sequence ATGGAAACACATTTATGGCTGATTCGCCACGGGGAAACGGCATACAACCAAGAAAGGCGGATTCAGGGACGGCTTGATATCCCGCTGAACGATAACGGCAAAGAGCAGGCGCGGTTGTTGGCCGAGTGGATGCGCACACGTCCGGTGGATGCTGTGTATGCCAGTGATCTGAAGCGGGCGGTGGAAACGGCGGAAGCGATTGCCCATCTCCACGGATTGACCGTTAACCCGCTGAAGGGATTGCGCGAGCGGTCGTTTGGGGAGTGGGAAGGCATATCGTTCGAGGAATTGGAAGAGCGGTATCCTGATTGGAAAGCAGTATGGGCAGAAGGCGGACGCTACGGAGTTGAGCGTTTTGACGAGCTGAGTCGACGCATCGCCAAACAGTGGGAGTGGATCGCCCGACGGCATCCGGGCGCCCATGTGGTCGTCGTCGGCCACGGTAGCAGTATGCATGCCGGTTTGATGGCCATCGTGCATGAGCAACGTACCGAATTGAATGTCAGATTGACCAATACCGGTGTGACGTCGGTCACCTTCCATCCGGAATTCGGTTGGCAATTGGTTCGCGTCAACCAAACCGATCATTTGCAGACGATAAAATCGGCTGACCGTTGA
- a CDS encoding Hsp20/alpha crystallin family protein: MDTTMRSDQPDVKPLARFRQSVTQAIRRFFSDPWEIEDDFLGRAADFLPRINIEEQADRYVVEAELPGMEAEEIEITVCNGVLTIRGEKRRKTERPDARLYRVESRYGAFRRSLALPADADPERIHAENENGMFYITVPKKTHSSRLHIRTRNMRNE, translated from the coding sequence ATGGATACCACGATGCGTTCTGATCAGCCGGATGTCAAACCTTTGGCGCGGTTTCGGCAAAGTGTGACGCAAGCAATCCGGCGTTTTTTCTCCGATCCTTGGGAGATTGAAGATGATTTTCTCGGAAGGGCCGCCGATTTTCTTCCCCGTATCAATATCGAGGAACAGGCGGACAGATATGTAGTCGAAGCCGAACTGCCGGGAATGGAAGCGGAGGAAATCGAGATCACCGTCTGCAACGGCGTATTGACGATCCGGGGAGAAAAACGGCGGAAGACCGAAAGACCTGACGCGCGACTTTATCGGGTGGAGAGCCGATACGGCGCCTTCCGCCGATCGTTGGCCCTCCCGGCGGATGCAGACCCTGAACGAATCCATGCCGAAAACGAAAATGGAATGTTTTACATCACGGTTCCCAAAAAAACCCATAGCTCCCGACTCCACATTCGCACACGGAACATGCGTAACGAGTGA
- a CDS encoding carbohydrate ABC transporter permease: protein MRQKPGFLFYLMIAGFLFIILFPFLWQLITSLKPPGELFGDHAFRPIIDHPTLENYKRVFTQRPFHLYLWNSFVVASLTTLYCIVIASFAAYAIARLHFKGKTVILGLVLAVSMFPQIATISPIFLFMQSVKLTNSYLGLIIPYTTFALPLAVWNLTTFFQKIPQDLEEAAKVDGATVLQTFRKVIVPLAVPGTFTTAILVFIAAWNEFFFALTINTDEAMKTVPPGIAMFPGQYTVPWGEISAASIIVTIPLVIMVLIFQRRIISGITAGAVKE, encoded by the coding sequence ATGCGGCAGAAGCCGGGGTTTCTGTTTTACCTCATGATCGCCGGATTTTTGTTCATCATCTTGTTTCCGTTTCTATGGCAGTTGATCACGTCTCTCAAGCCACCCGGTGAACTGTTTGGCGATCATGCGTTTCGACCCATCATCGATCATCCCACTTTGGAAAACTATAAGCGCGTGTTTACACAACGTCCGTTCCATCTTTATTTGTGGAACAGCTTTGTGGTGGCATCATTGACGACGTTGTACTGCATTGTGATCGCCTCTTTTGCCGCCTATGCGATTGCCCGACTTCATTTCAAAGGGAAGACGGTGATTCTCGGATTGGTGCTGGCGGTTTCGATGTTTCCGCAAATTGCCACCATTTCCCCGATCTTTCTGTTTATGCAATCGGTGAAACTGACCAACAGTTACTTGGGTCTGATTATTCCCTACACCACGTTTGCCTTGCCGTTGGCCGTCTGGAATCTGACAACCTTTTTCCAGAAGATCCCTCAAGATTTGGAGGAAGCGGCCAAAGTGGACGGGGCGACCGTGTTGCAAACCTTTCGCAAGGTGATTGTGCCGCTGGCGGTGCCGGGAACGTTTACCACGGCCATCTTGGTGTTCATCGCGGCGTGGAACGAATTTTTCTTTGCGTTGACCATCAATACGGATGAGGCAATGAAAACCGTGCCACCCGGCATTGCCATGTTCCCGGGGCAATATACGGTCCCCTGGGGAGAGATCTCCGCGGCATCCATCATTGTGACGATTCCGCTGGTGATCATGGTCTTGATCTTCCAGCGGCGCATTATCTCCGGAATCACGGCCGGAGCGGTCAAAGAATAA
- a CDS encoding carbohydrate ABC transporter permease — protein MKTGKRMGLSERSIGYLFVLPTLIIILLIAIWPVIRSFWISLHDVRLNNPAKTEVHGQYGIDMEEYLNNAPFLISALDSEIQHAHAQKDRLQAVRDDVQKLNDLLNREKGVKERYDQVNDLLTDFKPVPPDLKYANIQNETAQKVKQSLSHIRSELEDLKKQGVLQKPKDVIGLVDGLQSALISPNYVGLQYYRQFAQDPRMWASLENTLVFTVISVTLELVFGLWIALLLNKQFLGRGWVRASVLIPWAIPTVISALMWKFLFDGQNGIVAKLFEVLHIIPNMGELLTTKWGSMFAIIVADVWKTTPFMALLLLAGLQTIPQSLYEAAEVDGASRYQQFVKITLPLLKPTILVALLFRTLDAFRIFDLVFVLTGGGPGNATETISIYAYKTMFAQMNFGAGSALSVIVFFCVAVISMIFVKVLGTDLVPSGRSK, from the coding sequence ATGAAAACCGGTAAGCGTATGGGATTGTCGGAAAGGTCGATCGGCTATCTGTTCGTGTTGCCTACGCTGATCATCATTCTGCTGATCGCGATCTGGCCGGTGATCCGTTCTTTTTGGATCAGCTTGCACGATGTGCGGTTGAACAATCCGGCCAAAACCGAGGTTCATGGTCAATACGGAATCGATATGGAAGAGTATCTCAATAACGCTCCGTTTTTGATCAGTGCGCTGGATTCGGAAATTCAGCACGCCCATGCACAAAAAGATCGGTTACAGGCCGTACGGGATGACGTACAGAAACTAAACGATCTGCTCAACCGGGAAAAAGGGGTAAAAGAGCGTTACGATCAAGTGAATGATTTGCTCACGGATTTCAAGCCGGTTCCGCCCGATTTGAAGTATGCCAACATCCAAAATGAGACCGCACAAAAGGTGAAACAGTCGCTTTCACACATTCGCTCTGAACTGGAAGATTTAAAGAAGCAGGGAGTACTTCAGAAACCCAAAGACGTCATCGGTTTGGTTGACGGGCTTCAATCCGCGCTGATTTCGCCCAACTATGTCGGACTCCAATACTATCGGCAATTCGCTCAAGACCCGCGGATGTGGGCGTCATTGGAGAACACACTGGTGTTCACCGTTATCTCCGTCACTTTGGAATTGGTGTTCGGATTATGGATTGCGCTGTTGCTGAATAAGCAATTCCTCGGTCGGGGATGGGTACGCGCTTCCGTGTTGATTCCCTGGGCCATTCCCACCGTCATCTCCGCTTTGATGTGGAAGTTCTTGTTTGACGGTCAAAACGGGATTGTCGCCAAATTGTTCGAGGTGCTTCACATCATCCCCAATATGGGTGAGTTGCTGACAACGAAATGGGGGTCGATGTTTGCCATCATCGTCGCCGACGTATGGAAAACTACTCCGTTCATGGCGTTGCTGTTGCTGGCCGGTTTGCAAACCATTCCGCAATCGCTGTATGAAGCGGCGGAAGTGGACGGTGCCAGCCGGTACCAACAGTTTGTGAAGATCACGCTCCCGCTGTTGAAGCCGACCATTCTCGTCGCGTTGTTGTTCCGGACATTGGATGCGTTCCGGATCTTTGACCTGGTTTTTGTCCTGACGGGCGGGGGACCCGGCAACGCCACGGAAACGATTTCGATCTACGCCTACAAAACGATGTTTGCCCAGATGAACTTCGGGGCCGGTTCGGCGTTGTCCGTGATCGTCTTCTTCTGTGTGGCCGTTATTAGCATGATCTTCGTCAAAGTGTTGGGAACGGACTTGGTTCCCAGCGGCCGGAGTAAATAA
- a CDS encoding ABC transporter substrate-binding protein, giving the protein MKQWKKWVSAGLALTMAVSLAACSPGGSDADSGSGGKVKIVYARGKDVTPATKKIVEAFEKKHPNIDVVVREMPADTGQSHDQYVTMLSSKSSEIDVFDLDVIWPSEFAQAGYLLPLDRFIQKDRIDMSQYVPGAVEAGKFEGKQWVMPKFIDAGLLYYRKDLIKQPPKTWDELIQQAKQTKGKGGTKFGYLMQAKQYEGLVCNFLEFISSYGGKILDDQGRVVINSPQTIKGLKKMIEVTKSDFVPSNVTTFTELESHTAFLEGQSALIRNWPYMYALVQDPAQSKVKDKVGVAPLPAGDHGSAATLGGWMTGINRYSKHPKEAWELVKFMTGLEGQKITAQYGGSAPTYLPAYNDPAVKNANPLFSQKDFVKGVSAAVPRPVSPDYPKISDIIQIEVSKAIVRKQTAEQAVKNMEQKLKQVVKQ; this is encoded by the coding sequence ATGAAACAGTGGAAAAAATGGGTGAGCGCGGGTCTCGCGTTGACGATGGCAGTATCATTGGCCGCTTGCAGTCCGGGAGGTTCGGATGCGGACAGCGGTAGCGGAGGCAAAGTGAAGATCGTCTATGCCCGGGGAAAAGATGTCACACCGGCAACGAAAAAGATCGTGGAAGCATTCGAAAAAAAACACCCCAACATTGACGTCGTCGTGCGGGAGATGCCGGCCGATACGGGTCAGAGCCATGATCAGTACGTGACGATGCTCTCCAGCAAATCGTCCGAAATCGATGTGTTCGACCTGGACGTGATTTGGCCGTCCGAGTTTGCCCAGGCGGGCTATCTCTTGCCGTTGGACCGTTTCATCCAAAAAGACCGGATCGATATGAGTCAATACGTACCCGGTGCGGTTGAAGCAGGAAAGTTTGAAGGCAAGCAATGGGTGATGCCCAAATTCATCGACGCCGGTCTCTTGTATTATCGCAAAGACCTGATCAAGCAACCGCCGAAAACCTGGGACGAGCTGATTCAACAAGCCAAACAGACGAAAGGAAAAGGCGGCACCAAATTCGGCTACCTGATGCAAGCGAAACAATATGAAGGGCTGGTCTGCAACTTCTTGGAGTTCATCTCCTCCTACGGCGGCAAAATCCTGGACGATCAAGGGCGTGTGGTGATCAACAGCCCGCAAACCATCAAAGGGTTGAAAAAAATGATCGAAGTGACCAAATCCGACTTCGTGCCGAGCAATGTGACCACCTTTACCGAGCTGGAATCCCATACCGCCTTCCTGGAAGGCCAATCGGCACTGATTCGCAACTGGCCTTACATGTACGCACTGGTACAAGATCCGGCACAGTCCAAAGTGAAGGATAAAGTTGGCGTAGCACCCCTGCCCGCCGGCGACCACGGCTCGGCTGCCACATTGGGCGGATGGATGACGGGAATCAACCGATACAGCAAGCATCCGAAAGAGGCTTGGGAACTGGTGAAATTCATGACGGGCCTGGAAGGTCAAAAAATCACGGCGCAATATGGCGGATCGGCCCCGACGTACCTGCCGGCGTACAATGATCCGGCTGTAAAAAATGCCAACCCGTTGTTCTCCCAAAAGGACTTTGTCAAAGGAGTCAGCGCGGCCGTGCCCCGGCCGGTTTCCCCGGATTACCCGAAAATCTCTGACATCATTCAAATTGAAGTCTCCAAGGCCATTGTGAGGAAACAAACGGCGGAACAAGCCGTGAAGAACATGGAGCAAAAGCTGAAACAAGTGGTCAAGCAGTAA
- a CDS encoding Gfo/Idh/MocA family protein yields MSQSWKIGIIGAGGISEAHLAAIREEPRAHALAISDVNEESARMRADRYGIPHVYTDYREMLKRDDLDAVILCIPNFLHSSVAIEALASGKHVLCEKPMALNADQAMTMLDAAKRAGKVLMVGQNNRFRGESALLKRLVDQGKLGTVYHVKTGWIRRNGIPGWGSWFTSMEKAGGGPLIDIGVHVLDLALWLIGYPRPVTVFGQTYSVFGPKKKGLFAWGTVDDQGVFDVEDLAVAMIKFENGTTLILDVSWAAHIEKDRAYVQLYGGEGGVTMDFDAGKITLFHEEAGVPVDSVLYPGRQNDRLLLLQNFLDAAEGKAEPICRPEQGVYIHRILDAIYTSSRTGKPVTLDETDQEVRRDRG; encoded by the coding sequence ATGTCGCAGTCATGGAAGATCGGAATTATCGGCGCAGGTGGGATTTCGGAAGCCCACCTCGCCGCCATCAGGGAGGAGCCGCGGGCACACGCCCTCGCCATCTCGGACGTGAATGAGGAATCGGCCCGGATGCGCGCCGATCGGTACGGCATTCCGCACGTTTACACCGATTACCGGGAGATGTTGAAACGGGATGATCTGGATGCGGTTATTTTGTGCATTCCCAATTTTCTGCATTCCTCGGTGGCAATAGAAGCGCTGGCCTCGGGCAAACACGTTTTGTGCGAAAAGCCGATGGCACTCAACGCCGATCAAGCGATGACCATGCTGGATGCAGCCAAACGGGCGGGCAAAGTGCTGATGGTCGGACAAAACAATCGTTTCCGTGGGGAATCGGCGTTGCTCAAACGACTGGTGGATCAAGGCAAGCTGGGAACCGTCTATCATGTGAAAACGGGATGGATTCGGCGAAACGGAATCCCCGGCTGGGGAAGCTGGTTTACGTCCATGGAGAAGGCTGGAGGTGGCCCCCTCATCGATATCGGGGTGCACGTGTTGGATCTGGCACTTTGGTTGATCGGCTATCCCCGACCGGTCACCGTGTTCGGTCAGACTTACAGCGTGTTCGGTCCGAAAAAGAAAGGGCTTTTCGCTTGGGGAACCGTCGACGATCAGGGTGTGTTCGACGTGGAAGACTTGGCGGTGGCCATGATCAAGTTTGAAAACGGAACCACGCTGATCTTGGACGTCAGTTGGGCCGCCCATATTGAGAAAGACCGCGCCTACGTGCAATTGTACGGCGGGGAAGGTGGCGTCACCATGGATTTTGATGCCGGTAAAATCACGCTTTTCCACGAGGAAGCGGGAGTTCCCGTCGATTCGGTTTTGTATCCCGGACGGCAAAATGATCGGTTGCTGTTGTTGCAAAATTTCCTCGATGCCGCTGAAGGAAAGGCGGAACCGATTTGCCGGCCGGAGCAAGGTGTTTACATTCACCGCATTTTGGATGCGATCTATACCTCTTCCCGGACGGGAAAGCCCGTCACATTGGATGAGACGGACCAGGAGGTGAGAAGGGACAGGGGTTAA
- a CDS encoding Gfo/Idh/MocA family protein, with protein sequence MAKIRVGVIGCGSIAKYRHIPEYAENPHVELVAFCDVAAERAKPFADQYGGKVYTDYQELLKDDAVDAVSICTPNVEHGPMTIAAARAGKHVLCEKPMATSGEEAQAMIDAARENGVVLMIGHNQRLMPPHVKAKEILESGRLGKVLTFRTTFGHGGPEQWSAEGKGGWFFRKNRAFVGAMGDLGVHKADLIRWLLQDEIVEVGALVDTLHKEETDVDDNAVIILRTRAGAIGTMEASWTHYPNEDNSTILHCENGTMKIGVDPVDQVIVEFRDGTVERYQVGAIATNEEGGQTKSGVIDAFVHSILSGEPPLISGEEGKKSLEIILAAIRSAEEKRIVQLQPTQVG encoded by the coding sequence ATGGCCAAGATTCGAGTGGGTGTGATCGGTTGCGGAAGCATTGCCAAGTATCGTCATATTCCGGAATACGCGGAAAATCCCCATGTGGAACTGGTCGCTTTTTGTGATGTGGCAGCGGAGCGGGCGAAACCGTTCGCCGATCAATACGGCGGCAAGGTATACACCGATTATCAGGAGTTGCTGAAGGATGATGCGGTCGATGCCGTCAGCATTTGCACGCCCAACGTGGAACACGGTCCGATGACGATTGCGGCGGCGCGTGCGGGAAAACATGTATTGTGTGAGAAGCCGATGGCCACGTCCGGTGAGGAAGCTCAGGCGATGATTGATGCGGCAAGGGAAAACGGCGTGGTTCTGATGATCGGACACAATCAGCGGTTGATGCCGCCGCACGTCAAAGCGAAAGAGATTTTGGAAAGCGGCAGATTGGGTAAAGTGCTCACGTTCCGCACGACATTCGGTCACGGCGGTCCTGAACAATGGAGTGCCGAAGGAAAAGGCGGATGGTTTTTCCGAAAAAATCGGGCGTTTGTCGGTGCGATGGGTGATTTGGGCGTCCACAAGGCCGATCTGATCCGTTGGCTTTTGCAGGATGAGATTGTGGAAGTGGGAGCGTTGGTGGACACGTTGCACAAGGAAGAAACGGATGTGGACGACAACGCAGTGATCATTTTGCGTACTCGAGCTGGTGCAATCGGTACCATGGAAGCGAGCTGGACGCATTATCCAAATGAAGATAACAGCACGATTTTACATTGCGAAAACGGTACCATGAAAATTGGGGTTGACCCGGTGGACCAAGTGATTGTCGAATTTCGGGACGGCACGGTCGAACGGTATCAGGTGGGCGCCATCGCCACCAACGAAGAGGGAGGACAAACCAAAAGCGGCGTGATCGACGCATTCGTCCACAGCATCCTCTCCGGTGAACCCCCTCTCATCTCGGGCGAGGAAGGAAAAAAATCGCTGGAGATCATTTTGGCGGCCATTCGTTCTGCGGAAGAGAAACGCATCGTGCAACTGCAACCAACTCAAGTAGGCTAA
- a CDS encoding sugar phosphate isomerase/epimerase family protein: MKLGVFTVLFSQMSFEEMLDIVKAAGLDAVEIGTGNYPGNAHCNPDELLEDEAKLRAFKKAISDRDLIISGLSCHGNPLTPEKSFAQQSHDTFVKTVLLAEKLEVPVVNCFSGTPGAYEGAKMPSWPVAPWPNEYREILEWQWKEKLIPYWREWGKFAEEHNVKIALELHGGFLVHTPATLLKLREAVGEVIGANLDPSHLWWQGIDPVAAVKILGKAGAIHHFHAKDTYIDPDNVNMYGLTDMQSYANMQERAWIFRTVGYGHDLKTWADILSALRMVGYDYVVSIEHEDALLSVEEGFLKAVENLKRVLPKEQLTDMWWV; the protein is encoded by the coding sequence GTGAAGCTTGGTGTGTTCACGGTCTTGTTTTCGCAGATGTCGTTTGAGGAAATGCTCGATATCGTCAAAGCGGCCGGACTGGATGCAGTGGAGATCGGAACGGGCAATTACCCGGGAAATGCGCACTGCAATCCGGATGAGTTGCTGGAAGACGAAGCAAAATTGCGCGCCTTCAAGAAAGCGATTTCAGACCGTGATCTGATCATCAGCGGGTTAAGCTGTCACGGTAATCCATTGACACCTGAGAAATCGTTTGCACAACAGTCCCATGACACGTTTGTGAAAACGGTGTTGCTGGCGGAAAAGCTGGAAGTTCCGGTCGTCAACTGTTTCTCCGGAACACCCGGCGCTTACGAAGGAGCCAAGATGCCCAGCTGGCCCGTGGCACCCTGGCCCAATGAGTATCGTGAAATCCTGGAATGGCAGTGGAAAGAGAAGCTGATACCCTATTGGCGGGAGTGGGGGAAATTTGCCGAGGAACACAATGTGAAAATCGCGCTGGAACTGCACGGCGGGTTTTTGGTCCACACCCCTGCCACTTTGTTGAAACTGCGTGAAGCGGTGGGAGAAGTGATCGGGGCCAACTTGGACCCCAGTCATTTGTGGTGGCAAGGCATCGATCCGGTGGCTGCGGTGAAAATTCTGGGGAAAGCGGGCGCCATTCACCATTTCCATGCCAAAGACACCTACATCGACCCGGACAATGTCAACATGTACGGGCTCACGGACATGCAATCGTATGCCAACATGCAGGAGCGTGCCTGGATCTTCCGAACCGTCGGCTATGGTCACGACCTGAAAACCTGGGCGGACATCCTGAGCGCCTTGCGGATGGTGGGTTACGATTACGTGGTCAGCATCGAGCATGAAGATGCGCTCCTGTCGGTGGAAGAAGGCTTCCTGAAAGCGGTGGAAAACCTGAAACGGGTGTTGCCGAAGGAACAGCTGACCGATATGTGGTGGGTCTAA
- the trmB gene encoding tRNA (guanosine(46)-N7)-methyltransferase TrmB: MRLRRKPEAKDFVRQHPRVINDPKQLRGQWRTFLKTDRPLHVELGTGKGRFLSNICAAKPDIHWIGVERVEEVLMQALKKADEQDCTNLHFLWMDIAELGEVFDRGEVARFYLHFSDPWPKKRHAKRRLTHRDFLAQYQKILGSEGELLLKTDHRSLYEFTLEELAVCGYTVLEQSEDLHRSPYSEGNIMTEYEEKFVAKGMPIYYLLARPPAEFPEEVLEKRRRRKTWQIDAGQEQTDDETNRNDDDG, translated from the coding sequence ATGAGACTCAGACGAAAACCGGAAGCAAAAGACTTTGTACGTCAACATCCACGGGTCATCAACGACCCGAAGCAACTGCGCGGACAATGGCGCACATTCCTCAAGACCGACCGACCGCTCCATGTCGAGTTGGGCACCGGCAAAGGACGATTCTTATCCAACATTTGCGCCGCAAAGCCCGACATTCATTGGATCGGCGTCGAACGCGTGGAGGAAGTGCTGATGCAGGCGCTCAAAAAAGCGGATGAACAGGACTGCACCAACCTTCACTTTCTTTGGATGGACATCGCGGAACTGGGCGAGGTGTTCGACAGAGGGGAAGTGGCCCGTTTTTATTTGCATTTCAGCGACCCGTGGCCCAAAAAGCGGCATGCCAAACGTCGGCTGACGCACCGCGACTTTCTGGCCCAATACCAGAAGATCCTGGGATCGGAGGGGGAGCTGTTGCTCAAAACCGATCACCGGTCCTTGTACGAGTTTACGCTGGAGGAGCTGGCCGTATGCGGTTATACGGTGCTGGAGCAGAGTGAAGACCTGCATCGGAGCCCTTACAGCGAAGGCAACATCATGACCGAGTATGAAGAAAAGTTCGTCGCCAAGGGAATGCCGATCTACTACCTGCTCGCCCGACCGCCGGCCGAATTTCCGGAGGAAGTGCTGGAGAAGAGAAGGAGAAGAAAGACTTGGCAGATCGACGCGGGTCAGGAACAAACAGATGATGAGACGAACCGAAATGATGACGACGGATGA
- the rpsD gene encoding 30S ribosomal protein S4: MARYTGPRWKLSRRLGISLSGTGKELKRPYPPGQHGPGQRRKLSEYGLQLQEKQKLRLMYGLNEKQFRNLFDRAGKMKGVHGENFLKLLESRLDNLVYRLGFARTRAQARQLVVHGHITVNGKKVDRPSYQVQVGDVIGLREKSRNLQVVKEALEDRQFLPEYLEFDESKMEGTYKRLPERSELPAEINERMIVEFYSR, from the coding sequence ATGGCACGTTATACTGGACCTCGTTGGAAACTGAGCCGTCGTCTCGGCATTTCCCTTTCCGGCACCGGAAAAGAGTTGAAACGGCCGTACCCGCCGGGTCAACATGGTCCGGGACAACGCCGGAAGCTGAGCGAATACGGCCTTCAGCTGCAGGAAAAACAAAAACTGCGTCTGATGTACGGTTTGAATGAAAAACAATTCCGCAACCTCTTTGACCGTGCAGGCAAAATGAAAGGGGTTCACGGTGAGAACTTCCTGAAGTTGCTGGAATCCCGCCTGGACAACCTGGTGTATCGCCTGGGCTTCGCCCGTACCCGTGCACAAGCGCGGCAATTGGTGGTACATGGACACATCACGGTCAACGGGAAAAAAGTGGACCGTCCGTCCTACCAAGTACAGGTGGGTGACGTAATCGGCCTGCGCGAAAAGAGCCGCAACCTGCAAGTGGTCAAAGAAGCGCTGGAAGATCGGCAATTCCTGCCGGAATATCTCGAGTTCGACGAAAGCAAAATGGAAGGCACCTACAAACGTCTGCCTGAGCGTTCCGAACTCCCGGCGGAAATCAATGAGCGGATGATCGTGGAGTTCTACTCCCGTTAA
- a CDS encoding alpha/beta hydrolase yields the protein MATFLLLHSPFVGPATWNWVAQVLKQRKIPAIVPILRHRKDEPPYWKQHVDQVVTALEHLTPKEPIILVAHSGAGVLIPVVADAIRQPAVGSIFVDALIPQDGKSRLDLYNTKEAADEFRRQARDGMIPPWTEDDLKTAIPAPSVRRTFVAQLYETPLAMYEEPIPVPDSWPGHPCVYWKWTEHYEPQRQIAEQAGWRCIETKAGHFYLLQEPEVVADQLVEIGNDLLQQAGLEPF from the coding sequence ATGGCCACTTTTTTGCTGTTGCACAGTCCCTTCGTCGGTCCGGCCACTTGGAACTGGGTCGCACAAGTGTTAAAACAACGGAAGATTCCTGCCATCGTTCCCATTTTGCGACATCGAAAAGACGAACCCCCGTATTGGAAGCAACATGTAGATCAAGTCGTGACGGCCTTGGAACATCTCACGCCCAAGGAACCGATCATTCTGGTGGCGCACAGTGGTGCGGGCGTACTGATTCCGGTCGTGGCCGATGCCATCCGGCAACCGGCGGTCGGTTCCATTTTTGTCGACGCACTCATTCCCCAAGACGGCAAAAGCCGATTGGATCTGTATAATACAAAAGAAGCGGCGGACGAATTTCGCCGGCAAGCACGGGACGGCATGATTCCGCCGTGGACCGAAGACGATCTGAAGACGGCGATCCCCGCGCCCTCCGTCCGTCGCACCTTCGTGGCTCAACTATACGAGACACCACTCGCCATGTACGAGGAGCCGATCCCCGTACCGGACAGCTGGCCCGGACATCCGTGCGTCTACTGGAAATGGACGGAACACTACGAACCGCAACGTCAAATCGCGGAGCAAGCAGGTTGGCGCTGTATCGAAACGAAAGCCGGCCATTTTTACCTGTTGCAGGAACCCGAAGTGGTCGCCGATCAACTGGTGGAAATCGGTAACGATTTGTTGCAGCAAGCCGGTTTGGAACCGTTTTGA